GACAAAGCAGACATGGTGGTGGCAGTCAAACATCTCACTCCGCCTTCATCTGGTCTCTGACGTCAGAGGGCAGTGTTTCGAACAGCACGTCTTCCACGATGAGGCCACTGCGTTTCACGGCGCGACAGAAGCCCAACTCTGGGGGCAAAACCTCAAAGTGGTTCCCTTTGAGCTCCAGGAGCGTCAGCTGAGCAAGGTAGGAAATCTTTGGCGAGAGTATGGACAGGGAGTTCTTGCCCAGCTTGAGCGTCTTAAGCTTCTTACAGAAGAAGAGCTCGTCGGGTAGATTCTCAATTTTGTTGCAGGCGACTGAGAAGTACTGCAGACTCTGAAGGACTCCGATTTCTGGAGGGATGAACCTAATGTCGTTGTGGCACAGATCCAGGTAGCGCAGTTTGTTGCACAAGAACAAATGTGATGGTAAGATCTCAATCTTGTTGTGGCTGAAATAGAGACGCTCGAGACTCCCGAGCTTCTTGATGTGCTCGGGAATATACATCACGCCATTGTACCAAAGCTTAAGACAGGTGAGTTTGCGGAGATACTGGAAGCTGATGATCTCCTCGATGGAACGAAGATTGTTCTCCTTCAGGTCCAGCTCCTGCAGGCTGGTAAGGCTGAAGATGGCGTGAGGAATGCGCTCCAGGTCACAGTGCACCAGCTCTAACTCAGTCAGGTTATTCATCTTCTTCAGATTGTTGAGCATCACCAGCTTGGTGCCGTCGTTGTGCAGGTAGAGCCGGTGCAGATGGCTGGAGACGTCCACGATGGACTGGGGTATCTTGGTGAAGTTGCTCTTCAACGAAAGCATCTTCAGACACTTCATCTCCCGCAGTGACTCGAGAACAATATTCTTGGAGGCGTCGGGGCAGAGCGATCCCGTGAGATAGAGCTCCTCTAAGTTCCTCAGACCATACAGCCAGCTCGGGAATTCTCTGCTGTCATCAAACTTGACCCGAAGTACTTTGAGGTTCTCTTTGAGGAAGGAAGTCGCTGTGGTGTGTAGCTTAATTGAGCACTGGTAGAGAGACAGTTCTTGGAGGTCTTCCAGCTTGGAGACTGAGGCAGGGATAGTGACGTTGTTGATGATCTCTAATCTAAGCGACTGGAGCTCTGTCAGCTCAAAGACGGTGTCGGGCAGCCCGGGGAGCATGAAGAGCTGCAGCTCAAGTCGATTGTTGGCGTTGACCTGCAGTCTCTGACGCAGCTTGTCCGCCGTCCACTCGTGGTTCAGATTGAGTTGCTTCAGCTTGTTCTCGCTGACCTCGGAGAGGAAAACGGCAAATCTTTTGGAGTACAGTGGGTCATACTGATCGATCATGTGCAGCATAAAAGCAAAGTCATTTTTGACGTCCGGGATGTCGTTGATGCCCGTTTCCTGGCGCACGTACTCAAAGGAGTACTCTTTGAGGGAGCGGTAAAAGAGCCAGTAGGAGGTGTACAGACTGGTTAATCCGTAGACGGCCACCAAGCACAAGTAGCAGTAGGAGAGCTTGGAGAAGAGGTGAGCCATGGTGTGGTTGCATTCAAATTCTTTGTAGCCCGTCATGTCCTGTATCTCCACCTCGCAGCGCACTCTGTTCCTCACTTTGTTGACCAGGGAACTGTTGTATGCGATGATCAGCAGGAACTTAAATACCTTGAAGACTGTCTGGCGAACATACATGATGTAGAGAATGTCTCCCTCCTCCACGTGCAAGCGGAACTTCTTCACTTTCTCGAAAAGAGCTTTGGCTTGTTCCCCCTCCTTTTTATCAAGAACGCTCGCCGAGGGTTTGTCCACCACAATCTTTTCCGGGATGGACTTGAGCGATTGTGTATTCTCTAAACCGACGTCTGCGGGGGACGCCACCATGTTGGACCGGGCACTCCCGCTCTTTTTACGGTCGTTCTCTTCTTGGTTTTCGCCAGAAACCTCGGACAAAGCCCGGGTGGTCCAGGGAGAGTCGAAGCACTTGCCGAGCATGGAGATAAAGTGCTCTATTTTGGAGCTGGAACCCGGGAATTTGAACCAGAAGTTGCTGCACACCATGAAAACCAGAGTGTGAATCAGGACCAAATAAGGGAAGTACTTGGCGTACCAGTGCAGCGCCTTCTCATAACACATCTGGTTGATGAAACTGTACTGCTGGAGGTCCAGGTCCGTCTTCAGGCCTGTCATTTCTCTCGGTTCCGCCGACATGTTGTAATGCACGTGCAATGCCGTCACCTCTACTTCCGTCGTGTTCCCCGGAGACGACCGGGATCTGTGCGGGAGGCAGATGATCTTGTCTTGCATTACCTGTGACAGAATGAAAGAAAGCAaggaggatcaatcaatcaatcaatgaagtgaattatatttatatagcgcttttctcaagtgactcaaagcgctttacatagtgacacccaatatctaagttacatttaaaccagtgtgggtggcactgggagcaggtgggtaaagtgtcttgcccaaggacacaacggcagtaactaggatggcacaagcgggaatcgaacctgcaaccctcaagttgctgacacggccactctaccaaccgagctatgccgccccaatcaatgtttatttatatagccccaaatcacaaatgtctcaaaggactgcacaaatcattacgactacaacatcctcggaagaacccacaaaagggcaaggaaaactcacacccagtgggcagggagaattcacatccagtgggacgccagtgaaaatgctgactatgagaaaccttggagaggacctcagatgtgggcaaccccccccctctaggggaccgaaagcaatggatgtcgagcgggtctaacatgatactgtgaaagttcaatccatagtggctccaagacagcagcgagagtcccgtccacaggaaaccatcacaagcggatcagcagcgtagagatgtccccaaccgatacaggcgagcggtccatcctgggtcccgatgagcggtccatcctgggtctcgactctggacagtcagtacttcatccatggtcatcggaccggaccccctccacaagggaggagggggcataggagaaagaaaagaagcggcagatcaactggtctaaaaaggaggtctactcaaaggctagagtatacagatgagttttaagatgagacttaaatgcttctactgaggtagcatctcgaactgttaccgggagggcattccagagtactggagcctgaacggaaaacgctctatagcccgcagactttttttgagctctaggaatcactaataagccggagtcttttgaacgcagatttcttgccgggacatatggtacaatacaatcggcaagataggatggagctagaccgtgtagtattttatacgtaagtagtaaaaccttaaagtcacatcttaagtgcacaggaagccagtgcaggtgagccagtataggtatatatgtatgtatatatgtatataaaggtatatacagtataggtatatatgtatgtatatatgtatataaaagtatatacagtataggtatatatgtatgtatatatgtatataaaggtatatacagtataggtatatatgtatgtatatatgtatataaaggtatatacagtataggtatatatgtatgtatatatgtatataaaggtatatacagtataggtatatatgtatgtatatatgtatataaaggtatatacagtataggtatatatgtatgtatatatgtatataaaggtatatacagtataggtatatatgtatgtatatatgtatataaaggtatatacagtacaggtatatatgtatgtatatatgtatataaaggtatatacagtataggtatatatgtatgtatatatgtatataaaggtatataaaggtatatacagtacaggtatatatgtatgtatatatgtatataaaggtatatacagtataggtatatatgtatgtatatatgtatataaaggtatatatgtatgtatatatgtatataaaggtatatacagtataggtatatatgtatgtatatatgtatataaaggtatatacagtataggtatgtatgtatgtatatatgtatataaaggtatatacagtacaggcgtaatatgatcaaactttcttgttcttgtcaaaagtctagcagccgcattttgtaccaactgtaaacttttaatgctagacatggggagaccccaaaataataataaGGATCAGCCATGTTTGCTCGCATGAAAACAGCGCTTGAACATTTGGCGGCACATCAAACCAGCCAAGGGCAAGATCGTCCAGTCCCATCACAGCTCCAAGTGGTAATTGGTCAGCATGTTTATCCttctaatattttttaaattcacgAGGGACTTCTGGTGGTGTCGTACAAGTTTGGGATTTGACCAGAAGAC
This genomic window from Nerophis ophidion isolate RoL-2023_Sa linkage group LG26, RoL_Noph_v1.0, whole genome shotgun sequence contains:
- the lrrc8c gene encoding volume-regulated anion channel subunit LRRC8C isoform X2; translation: MIPVMEFRQFSEQQPAFRVLKPWWDVFTDYLSVVMLMIGVFGCTLQVMQDKIICLPHRSRSSPGNTTEVEVTALHVHYNMSAEPREMTGLKTDLDLQQYSFINQMCYEKALHCNFWFKFPGSSSKIEHFISMLGKCFDSPWTTRALSEVSGENQEENDRKKSGSARSNMVASPADVGLENTQSLKSIPEKIVVDKPSASVLDKKEGEQAKALFEKVKKFRLHVEEGDILYIMYVRQTVFKVFKFLLIIAYNSSLVNKVRNRVRCEVEIQDMTGYKEFECNHTMAHLFSKLSYCYLCLVAVYGLTSLYTSYWLFYRSLKEYSFEYVRQETGINDIPDVKNDFAFMLHMIDQYDPLYSKRFAVFLSEVSENKLKQLNLNHEWTADKLRQRLQVNANNRLELQLFMLPGLPDTVFELTELQSLRLEIINNVTIPASVSKLEDLQELSLYQCSIKLHTTATSFLKENLKVLRVKFDDSREFPSWLYGLRNLEELYLTGSLCPDASKNIVLESLREMKCLKMLSLKSNFTKIPQSIVDVSSHLHRLYLHNDGTKLVMLNNLKKMNNLTELELVHCDLERIPHAIFSLTSLQELDLKENNLRSIEEIISFQYLRKLTCLKLWYNGVMYIPEHIKKLGSLERLYFSHNKIEILPSHLFLCNKLRYLDLCHNDIRFIPPEIGVLQSLQYFSVACNKIENLPDELFFCKKLKTLKLGKNSLSILSPKISYLAQLTLLELKGNHFEVLPPELGFCRAVKRSGLIVEDVLFETLPSDVRDQMKAE
- the lrrc8c gene encoding volume-regulated anion channel subunit LRRC8C isoform X3, with the protein product MLIATADWSIGRRRDSTKTSIRQVMQDKIICLPHRSRSSPGNTTEVEVTALHVHYNMSAEPREMTGLKTDLDLQQYSFINQMCYEKALHWYAKYFPYLVLIHTLVFMVCSNFWFKFPGSSSKIEHFISMLGKCFDSPWTTRALSEVSGENQEENDRKKSGSARSNMVASPADVGLENTQSLKSIPEKIVVDKPSASVLDKKEGEQAKALFEKVKKFRLHVEEGDILYIMYVRQTVFKVFKFLLIIAYNSSLVNKVRNRVRCEVEIQDMTGYKEFECNHTMAHLFSKLSYCYLCLVAVYGLTSLYTSYWLFYRSLKEYSFEYVRQETGINDIPDVKNDFAFMLHMIDQYDPLYSKRFAVFLSEVSENKLKQLNLNHEWTADKLRQRLQVNANNRLELQLFMLPGLPDTVFELTELQSLRLEIINNVTIPASVSKLEDLQELSLYQCSIKLHTTATSFLKENLKVLRVKFDDSREFPSWLYGLRNLEELYLTGSLCPDASKNIVLESLREMKCLKMLSLKSNFTKIPQSIVDVSSHLHRLYLHNDGTKLVMLNNLKKMNNLTELELVHCDLERIPHAIFSLTSLQELDLKENNLRSIEEIISFQYLRKLTCLKLWYNGVMYIPEHIKKLGSLERLYFSHNKIEILPSHLFLCNKLRYLDLCHNDIRFIPPEIGVLQSLQYFSVACNKIENLPDELFFCKKLKTLKLGKNSLSILSPKISYLAQLTLLELKGNHFEVLPPELGFCRAVKRSGLIVEDVLFETLPSDVRDQMKAE
- the lrrc8c gene encoding volume-regulated anion channel subunit LRRC8C isoform X1, whose product is MIPVMEFRQFSEQQPAFRVLKPWWDVFTDYLSVVMLMIGVFGCTLQVMQDKIICLPHRSRSSPGNTTEVEVTALHVHYNMSAEPREMTGLKTDLDLQQYSFINQMCYEKALHWYAKYFPYLVLIHTLVFMVCSNFWFKFPGSSSKIEHFISMLGKCFDSPWTTRALSEVSGENQEENDRKKSGSARSNMVASPADVGLENTQSLKSIPEKIVVDKPSASVLDKKEGEQAKALFEKVKKFRLHVEEGDILYIMYVRQTVFKVFKFLLIIAYNSSLVNKVRNRVRCEVEIQDMTGYKEFECNHTMAHLFSKLSYCYLCLVAVYGLTSLYTSYWLFYRSLKEYSFEYVRQETGINDIPDVKNDFAFMLHMIDQYDPLYSKRFAVFLSEVSENKLKQLNLNHEWTADKLRQRLQVNANNRLELQLFMLPGLPDTVFELTELQSLRLEIINNVTIPASVSKLEDLQELSLYQCSIKLHTTATSFLKENLKVLRVKFDDSREFPSWLYGLRNLEELYLTGSLCPDASKNIVLESLREMKCLKMLSLKSNFTKIPQSIVDVSSHLHRLYLHNDGTKLVMLNNLKKMNNLTELELVHCDLERIPHAIFSLTSLQELDLKENNLRSIEEIISFQYLRKLTCLKLWYNGVMYIPEHIKKLGSLERLYFSHNKIEILPSHLFLCNKLRYLDLCHNDIRFIPPEIGVLQSLQYFSVACNKIENLPDELFFCKKLKTLKLGKNSLSILSPKISYLAQLTLLELKGNHFEVLPPELGFCRAVKRSGLIVEDVLFETLPSDVRDQMKAE